Proteins from a genomic interval of Polyodon spathula isolate WHYD16114869_AA chromosome 1, ASM1765450v1, whole genome shotgun sequence:
- the LOC121314693 gene encoding SOSS complex subunit C-like — MASTGNPPGQGFQNKNRVAILAELDKEKKRLQNQSMNSPGASIPLSRPALNKDFRDHAEQQHVAAQQKAALQHAHAHSSGFFITQDSSFGNLILPVLPRLDPE; from the exons ATGGCATCTACCGGCAATCCTCCGGGTCAAG gttttcaaaataaaaacagagtggCTATCCTAGCTGAACTAGACAAGGAAAAGAAAAGACTGCAGAACCAGTCAATGAATAGCCCTGGAGCCAG CATTCCTCTATCGAGACCTGCCCTGAACAAAGATTTTAGAGACCACGCTGAGCAGCAGCACGTAGCAGCACAACAGAAGGCAGCCCTGCAG CATGCCCATGCACACTCGTCAGGCTTCTTCATAACTCAGGATTCTTCATTTGGAAATCTTATTCTTCCTGTCCTGCCACGACTTGACCCAGAATAA